In Candidatus Desulfatibia profunda, the following proteins share a genomic window:
- a CDS encoding restriction endonuclease subunit R — protein THVFPNGYKAQVVAVSREAAVRYKTYIDAALTDAIGALEKDNPNSIDLEQLKKLQTDVIISGGHNDLPHIKAYADKSKHETSIKSFKLPFDGEDEGITGDMGIVIVRDMLLTGFDAPVEQVMYLDKVIVAHNLLQAIARVNRVGGEAKDKGFVVDYVGIGHHLKKAIEISDEREQKDVLDALSFPEKELNDLRAAHRAIMAFFEKHGLSDLNDHDAFFDLFYDEGLRFEYLVAFKKFTKSLNLVFPAKEALYFMPDYQKLSEINVLAEKHFCDARLSMKGIPPKLRGITDTYLESKGIDLKVAPISILDRDFESQVDKRKRTKTKAAEVEHAIRHHLDVDLDDDPDLQASFAEALKKILEDFQKNWRKIYEELEKLRQRIINARKEPTYGLHRKKQMPLFRMFRREIFGDGGLFSSAQPGVAETIASFGMTEEDRISHLVDLTQKAFLVVDRELKLIGFWESIPARNKLKADLQRILLAPEFANLPDLIKNRAHIISRIMEIAEKNNDTILYAE, from the coding sequence TGACCCACGTCTTTCCCAACGGCTACAAGGCCCAGGTGGTGGCCGTCTCTCGGGAAGCGGCCGTGCGGTACAAGACCTACATCGATGCGGCCCTGACGGATGCCATCGGGGCCCTTGAAAAAGACAATCCGAACAGCATCGACCTGGAGCAGCTTAAAAAGCTGCAAACCGATGTGATCATCTCCGGCGGGCACAACGATTTGCCGCACATCAAGGCATATGCGGACAAGTCAAAACACGAAACGAGCATCAAGAGCTTCAAGCTTCCTTTTGACGGCGAAGATGAGGGCATCACCGGCGACATGGGCATTGTCATCGTGCGGGACATGCTGCTCACCGGTTTTGACGCACCGGTGGAACAGGTGATGTATCTGGACAAGGTGATCGTTGCCCACAACCTGCTCCAAGCCATCGCCCGGGTGAACCGGGTCGGCGGGGAGGCAAAAGACAAGGGATTTGTGGTCGATTACGTCGGCATCGGCCACCACTTAAAAAAGGCCATCGAAATCTCCGACGAGCGCGAGCAGAAGGACGTTCTCGATGCCTTGAGCTTTCCGGAAAAAGAGCTGAATGATTTGCGGGCCGCCCATCGGGCGATTATGGCTTTTTTTGAAAAGCATGGCCTGAGCGACCTCAACGACCATGACGCCTTTTTCGACCTTTTTTACGACGAAGGCCTGCGCTTTGAGTACCTGGTGGCATTTAAAAAATTCACCAAGAGCCTCAATCTTGTCTTTCCGGCCAAGGAAGCTCTATACTTCATGCCGGATTATCAGAAGCTGTCCGAAATCAACGTACTGGCGGAAAAACATTTCTGCGACGCGCGCCTGAGCATGAAAGGGATTCCGCCCAAGCTCAGGGGTATTACCGATACATATCTGGAATCGAAAGGGATCGACCTTAAAGTCGCCCCAATCTCGATTCTGGACCGGGATTTTGAAAGCCAGGTTGACAAACGAAAACGGACCAAAACGAAAGCCGCTGAGGTTGAGCACGCCATCCGCCACCATCTTGACGTGGACCTGGATGACGACCCCGACCTGCAAGCTTCCTTTGCCGAGGCCCTGAAGAAAATCCTGGAAGATTTTCAAAAAAATTGGCGCAAGATTTACGAGGAACTGGAAAAACTGCGACAACGCATCATCAATGCCCGCAAGGAGCCGACCTACGGCCTGCACCGCAAAAAGCAGATGCCGCTGTTTCGCATGTTCAGGCGGGAAATTTTCGGGGATGGCGGTCTGTTTTCAAGTGCTCAGCCCGGGGTTGCGGAAACCATAGCATCGTTCGGCATGACCGAGGAAGACAGGATCAGCCACCTGGTAGATTTGACGCAGAAAGCTTTTCTGGTGGTGGACCGGGAATTAAAACTCATTGGCTTCTGGGAGAGCATCCCGGCCCGCAACAAACTCAAAGCGGACCTTCAGAGA